The Ahaetulla prasina isolate Xishuangbanna chromosome 4, ASM2864084v1, whole genome shotgun sequence genome has a window encoding:
- the LOC131197169 gene encoding von Willebrand factor A domain-containing protein 5A-like isoform X5 has protein sequence MDRCGLLTSFKVPVPLKSISVDVIIRGFVADVVSELQYQNEEKNPVEATFVFPLDDEAAVYAFEGLICGTRIEAQIREKKQAEQEYEDALSEGRQAFLLEREKNTSDIFMCNLGNLPPGGEATLKLRYVQALPVEPDDAVRFVLPAVLNPRYVPAAGSEGSTVFQQIPRVSKEALPYTLSLSAKVESQYGINRVDSKCSLIQNMSEDRTAAQVSLAEGHQFDRDVELLIYYEDVHKTSAILETGKSGAAPGSLMGDPALLLSLYPNIPAAKADQGVLGEFIFLLDRSGSMGSTMGNSFGSQSRIESAKETLIFLLKSLPLGCYFNIYGFGSTYDSFYPQSVKYTQETMDTSVQRVKELRCDLGGTEIIKPLKAVYSQPCFEGHPRQIFVFTDGEVSNTDEVIAEVQRYSHFHRCFSFGIGEGASTALVKGIARAAGGSAEFISGKERMQAKALQSLKKALHPAVSGISLKWELPSGLEAKLVGSGPHVIFQGHRCLIYAQIRGQLQMSGSMEGTAVIQYNFQNETHIETTKFSLQLEKTDRLPVHRLAAQALLQELEEDKEKVEEKRVLALETSLSSGVVCSQTAYVGVNMELGKPVQGPLLHRNVPLPASGLMSSPATMFCLGSSHKITRNILNCPGPSLGATPTLDHGISFGSKPRLRPKKWIPQKEVDVRKLLHPAKDKNGNRTKEEESPLMKLVSLQNADGSWPHGPVVAAILELTEAEISGKAPAHVASDIWATVLAVLWLHLTATEQKDEWELLERKAVHWLKVNAGDQLAKCVNAGNEVLGSRISPKVFGL, from the exons ATGGATCGATGTGGCCTTCTCACATCCTTTAAAGTGCCAG tgcctttgaaaagcatttctgTGGATGTCATTATACGAGGTTTCGTGGCTGACGTAGTATCAGAACTTCAGTACCAGAATGAGGAAAAGAATCCAGTGGAGGCCACCTTTGTCTTCCCTCTGGATGATGAAGCCGCAGTCTATGCCTTTGAAGGTCTGATCTGTGGCACACGGATTGAGGCCCAGATCCGAGAGAAGAAGCAG GCAGAGCAAGAATACGAAGATGCCCTGAGCGAAGGCCGCCAGGCTTTCCtgcttgagagagaaaaaaataccaGTGACATTTTCATGTGTAACCTGGGCAATCTTCCTCCTGGTGGGGAAGCCACACTGAAACTGCGCTATGTTCAAGCACTACCAGTGGAACCAGATGATGCCGTCCGTTTTGTCCTGCCAGCTGTCTTGAACCCCCGCTATGTTCCTGCAG CAGGCTCAGAAGGGAGCACTGTTTTCCAGCAGATACCACGAGTGTCCAAAGAAGCTCTGCCTTACACCCTCAGCCTCAGTGCCAAGGTGGAGTCCCAGTATGGCATCAACCGGGTGGACTCAAAATGCAGTCTTATACAAAATATGTCAGAGGATCGCACTGCTGCCCAG GTGTCCCTGGCTGAAGGGCACCAATTTGACCGTGATGTGGAATTGCTGATATATTATGAAGATGTGCACAAGACCAGTGCCATTTTAGAGACTGGGAAATCTGGAGCTGCCCCAG GTTCACTGATGGGAGACCCAGCCCTCCTGCTAAGCCTGTACCCAAACATTCCAGCTGCCAAAGCAGATCAGGGTGTTCTTGGAGAGTTTATCTTCCTGCTGGATCGCTCTGGCAGCATGGGTAGCACCATGGGTAACAGTTTTGGCTCACAGTCACGCATCGAGAGTGCTAAG GAGACCTTGATTTTCTTGCTAAAGAGTCTCCCTCTGGGATGTTATTTCAACATCTATGGCTTTGGCTCTACTTATGATTCATTTTACCC GCAGAGTGTTAAGTACACCCAGGAGACTATGGATACATCTGTCCAACGTGTGAAGGAGTTGCGTTGTGACTTGGGAGGAACAGAGATTATAAAACCCCTGAAGGCTGTttacagccagccatgctttgaaGGACATCCTCGACAG ATCTTTGTGTTCACTGATGGAGAAGTGTCCAATACAGATGAGGTCATTGCTGAAGTTCAACGCTACAGTCACTTCCACAG GTGCTTCTCCTTTGGCATTGGGGAAGGGGCTTCAACGGCTCTGGTCAAAGGCATTGCTCGAGCTGCTGGAGGCAGTGCTGAATTCATCAGTGGCAAAGAACGCATGCAGGCCAAG GCTTTGCAAAGTCTGAAGAAGGCCCTTCATCCAGCAGTGTCAGGGATCTCTCTGAAGTGGGAGTTGCCTTCAGGCCTTGAGGCCAAACTTGTGGGGTCAGGCCCTCATGTCATTTTCCAAGGTCACCGCTGCCTCATCTATGCCCAGATCCGGGGCCAACTTCAG ATGTCAGGCTCCATGGAGGGGACAGCCGTGATTCAGTATAATTTCCAGAATGAGACTCACATAGAAACAACAAAGTTCTCACTCCAGCTTGAGAAGACAGACAG GCTCCCTGTTCACCGTCTGGCAGCTCAGGCGCTGTTGCAGGAATTAGAAGAGGAcaaggagaaggtggaggaaaAACGGGTCCTGGCGCTAGAGACAAGCTTGAGCTCTGGGGTGGTGTGTTCCCAGACAGCTTACGTGGGTGTGAACATGGAGCTGGGCAAGCCAGTTCAAGGACCTCTCCTCCACCGAAATGTCCCCCTTCCAG CTTCAGGTTTGATGAGCTCGCCAGCAACGATGTTCTGCCTGGGATCGTCACATAAAATTACACGCAACATCCTTAATTGTCCAGGTCCATCTCTAGGAGCAA CTCCCACATTAGATCATGGAATAAGTTTTGGATCGAAGCCGAGGCTGAGGCCGAAGAAATGGATACCACAAAAGGAAGTTGATG TGAGAAAATTACTCCACCCAGCAAAAGATAAGAACGG AAACAGAACTAAGGAAGAAGAATCTCCTCTTATGAAGTTGGTATCCTTGCAGAATGCAGATGGTTCCTGGCCTCATGGGCCTGTCGTAGCCGCCATATTAGAGTTGACTGAAGCTGAGATCTCAGGCAAAGCACCAGCCCAT GTGGCCTCAGATATATGGGCAACAGTGCTGGCTGTTCTCTGGCTTCATTTGACTGCTACAGAGCAGAAAGATGAGTGGGAACTGCTGGAAAGAAAAGCTGTCCATTGGCTCAAAGTGAACGCAG GAGATCAACTGGCTAAGTGTGTGAATGCTGGCAATGAAGTTCTGGGAAGTAGAATCAGCCCCAAGGTATTTGGGCTCTAA